CCGCAGCCACTGCACCGCCGACCCGGTCACCGCGATCGAACCTTCAAGGGCGTAAACAGGTTTCGCGTCACCGAACTGATAGCACACGGTGGTGAGCAATCCGTTGTCCGAACGCACGATCTTCTCGCCCGTGTTGAGGAGCAGGAAATTGCCTGTGCCGTAAGTGTTCTTGGCCTCGCCGGGCTCGAGGCACACCTGCCCCACCATCGCCGCCTGCTGGTCACCCAGGATCCCCGTCAGCGGCACCTGACCGGCCAGGGGACCGTCGTCGCGGGTGATGCCGAACGACTCCGGGTACGACGACGGCTTGATCTCGGGCAGCATCTGCCGCGGGATCGAGAAGAACGACAACAGTTCGTCGTCCCAGTCCAGGGTCTCCAGGTTCATCAACATGGTGCGGCTGGCGTTGGTGACGTCGGTGACGTGTACGCCGCCGCGGTAGCCGCCGGTGAGGTTCCAGGTCACCCAACTGTCGGGCGTGCCGAAGATCGCGTCGCCGTTCTCGGCGTCGCGCCGCACTCCGTCGACGTTGTCGAGGATCCACTGGATCTTGCCGCCCGAGAAGTACGTCGCGGGCGGCAGGCCGGCCTTGCGCCGGATCACGTCACCGCGGCCGTCGCGGTCCAGTGCGGCGGCGATGCGGTCGGTGCGGGTGTCCTGCCAGACGATCGCGTTGTGGTACGGCCTGCCGGTGTGGCGGTTCCAGACCAGCGTGGTCTCCCGCTGATTGGTGATGCCCAGCGCGGCGAGGTCGCCCGCCACGAGATTGGTCTTGTTCAGCGCGGTCATGATCGCCACGGAGGTGCGTTCCCAGATCTCGACCGGGTTGTGTTCCACCCACCCGGCCTTGGGCAGGATCTGCTGGTGCTCGAGCTGATGTCGCCCCACCTCGGCGCCGGCGTGATCGAAGATCATGCAGCGGGTGCTGGTGGTGCCCTGATCGATTGCAGCTACGAAGTCCGCGGACATTCGTACATGATGGCCTACATGGCCACCGACCCTTCAGATATCGACCGGATGCCACGGGGCGGATTCCGGGCGTCGTGCCTGGACCGGCTGCTCGAGACGGATCGGTTGGAATATCTGGACCGCGACGACGTCGACGAATCCACCAAGCGTCAGGTGATCGGGGCACTGGACTGGACCGGCCGGTTCTTCAAGAACCATCAGCGTTTCGCCGCGATAGCGCTCGATCTGATCGCCGACGTACCCGATCCGCGGATCCTGGAGTTGGGCGCCGGACACGGCGGGGTTTCGCGCCAACTGTTGGCCGATCACCCGTCGGCGCACGTCACCGTCACCGACATCGACGCGGAATCGGTGGCCCGCATCGCCGCGACTGATCTCGGCAGCCATCCCCGGGCCGAGGTCCGCCAGATGGACGCCACCGCGATCGACGCCGCCGACGGCAGTTACGACCTGGTGCTGTTCGCGTTGTCGTTCCACCACCTGCGCCCGGCCCAGGCGTCAAAGGTGTTCGCCGAGGGCACCCGGGTGGCTGACACCCTGCTGATCATCGACCTGCCGCGCCCGCCGGCCCCGCTGCACCTGTTACGCCTCGCCACGATGCTGCCTGCGGCCGTGCTGCTGCCGTTCGCGCACGACGGTGTCATCAGCTCGCTGCGCAGCTACAGCCCTTCGGCGCTGCGCAGCCTCGCCCGTCATGCCGACCCGTCGATCGAGCTCACACTGCGCAGCGGCCTGACTGAACCTCAGATCGTCATCGCAAGGCGCGCAAGGTGAATCGCGTCAGGCGCGCCTTTTGACCTGCGGCGCCACCGAGAACAGGTCGGCCACGGTGGAGGCCAGCTCCAGGAAGGCCTGCCGGGTCGGCCCGCCGAGGAAGCCGAGGTCCACCTCGGCTCCTTCGGCGAGGTGATCGTCGAACGGGATCACGTGCAATGCCCGCACCCTGGGCAGGAAGTGGTTGGACAGCTGGCCCATGTCGAGACCGAGCGCACCCGGCCGGGACGCGCT
Above is a window of Mycolicibacterium boenickei DNA encoding:
- the glpK gene encoding glycerol kinase GlpK, which codes for MSADFVAAIDQGTTSTRCMIFDHAGAEVGRHQLEHQQILPKAGWVEHNPVEIWERTSVAIMTALNKTNLVAGDLAALGITNQRETTLVWNRHTGRPYHNAIVWQDTRTDRIAAALDRDGRGDVIRRKAGLPPATYFSGGKIQWILDNVDGVRRDAENGDAIFGTPDSWVTWNLTGGYRGGVHVTDVTNASRTMLMNLETLDWDDELLSFFSIPRQMLPEIKPSSYPESFGITRDDGPLAGQVPLTGILGDQQAAMVGQVCLEPGEAKNTYGTGNFLLLNTGEKIVRSDNGLLTTVCYQFGDAKPVYALEGSIAVTGSAVQWLRDQLGIISGAAQSEALARQVTDNGGVYFVPAFSGLFAPYWRSDARGVIVGLSRFNTNAHLARATLEAICYQSRDVVEAMEADSGVHLEVLKVDGGITANALCMQIQADVLGVDVVKPVVAETTALGAAYAAGLAVGFWESTDDLRANWQEGRRWSSDWDDEARRSGYAGWKKAVSRTLDWVEI
- a CDS encoding class I SAM-dependent methyltransferase translates to MAYMATDPSDIDRMPRGGFRASCLDRLLETDRLEYLDRDDVDESTKRQVIGALDWTGRFFKNHQRFAAIALDLIADVPDPRILELGAGHGGVSRQLLADHPSAHVTVTDIDAESVARIAATDLGSHPRAEVRQMDATAIDAADGSYDLVLFALSFHHLRPAQASKVFAEGTRVADTLLIIDLPRPPAPLHLLRLATMLPAAVLLPFAHDGVISSLRSYSPSALRSLARHADPSIELTLRSGLTEPQIVIARRAR